The Drosophila mauritiana strain mau12 chromosome 2R, ASM438214v1, whole genome shotgun sequence genome has a segment encoding these proteins:
- the LOC117138569 gene encoding uncharacterized protein LOC117138569 isoform X7, translated as MATSEQSRRALEPIFIATPPPTPLLHHHSSITRTTTPREMPTMYHFDFATSSTTDPETEDSRRGAEDDLPAPPPLTSGSSLPVPEYVPEQLTQLTPCPCCSRTFVVDALRKHVVICEKASKKRKIFDSSRQRRDGTALSTYVLPKNFGLPSAERTVGIPSPPITSRETTSVNAAPEPVNSPLPVRRKSQTEMVRSTARASMRKAASTLSSNSATEAPAVAPAASTAPAAPAAPAAPLVRERSLAKRIKAPACDRCPHCDRTFNPKAFDRHVEWCKEKAIQATMKSTNSQETSKAKERLEARKQYRPPNLKTKRSLARDKYSGNHEEVLEAGEMTTPKPNLMSHSMTSSVHSDITQAQVTSSRAGSRAKANSTVTQNQVNLFNEDPPSPPPPKERSALRRSKRTQRESCNEIDETMEQLRRNGGGDALQLAKLDCVEAPVLQPARRRKRGPKTDKLDGVEKQICLPQVTMTFDELNGLIKRKGGTPICNVEMDEQGIGSLVSKHHSSATLVRQAHRRIRTKENPDLELRALQSSCSAISKDVQSSLVPMQRNQSKIYSGSEEESPRSEIQIKLETATMRTVCRPQKKSGRSSQVMTNSEPKRALPMSDLKESFEAINQSIGQTVLPRLQMGNERQDYEPEEDGTDNYTSDLDEEPKGDDLMARAAKLIERARSNSSPIRNPELLDSHSEHDEEQPEAERELRLPPLTKQNSNVSRRGSLENNESAIAYFKALNAKRRSNRSDSKMSEDKLQRQQSNASNASSQEEKSRQEMEKRPADDDQRKREIFISIETEANAQGRSPISPDSLRHMVGNAQAHIDVLHIENGNEPEHARFSKISDTEDAGNEPRDQASQSTNRLAPSSSGSGLAPNVQLNNAKNLIQQMHSEFRLMGEEASASMRRQLIGSNGGRGEEPQRSSSGLPSSNPTHQVVASSPMTPSPSADSDELSSLDGYPVSSSQGLRRGASSKLSSDSAYGSSNSPYSLSRQRSSELQAGTLQSQGLMRPHTASAKLASCMIDASTQAHTDYGTLKARQRLFAPECGNNNGEGGESYSSGSEHSFATNPKQQQNINYNYQQPLQQDQQKQQQMQQMQQQQQMQQMNCNYNYQQEQQQLHHQQQLQHQQQQPKIPTPSGYNTTNNNVPMTPTTSENSLMSTSSMSSSKKSNYCYECGSKFIFETAKFCMDCGLRRAEL; from the exons CAACAAGCAGCACCACGGATCCCGAGACCGAAGACTCTAGGCGGGGCGCAGAGGATGATTTGCCTGCCCCGCCGCCACTGACCTCCGGATCCTCCCTTCCGGTGCCGGAGTACGTGCCCGAGCAGTTAACACAGCTGACACCCTGTCCCTGCTGCAGTCGCACCTTCGTCGTGGACGCGCTGCGCAAGCACGTCGTCATCTGCGAGAAGGCCTCCAAGAAGCGCAAGATCTTCGACTCGTCGCGCCAACGCCGCGATGGAACCGCTCTCTCCACGTACGTGCTGCCCAAGAACTTTGGCCTTCCCAGTGCGGAACGCACTGTCGGAATACCATCTCCTCCGATCACCAGTCGCGAAACCACGTCAGTAAATGCTGCTCCAGAG CCAGTGAACTCACCACTGCCAGTTCGTCGAAAGTCTCAAACGGAGATGGTGCGCTCCACTGCCCGAGCCTCCATGCGCAAGGCAGCATCCACACTTTCCTCTAACTCGGCAACGGAGGCTCCAGCTGTGGCACCTGCTGCTTCGactgctccagctgctccagctgctccggctgctccCCTCGTCCGCGAACGATCTCTGGCCAAGCGGATCAAGGCACCTGCCTGCGATCGTTGCCCCCACTGCGATCGTACCTTTAATCCCAAGGCATTTGATCGCCACGTAGAATGGTGTAAGGAAAAGGCTATTCAGGCCACCATGAAGTCCACCAACAGCCAGGAGACCAGCAAGGCCAAGGAGCGCCTGGAGGCCAGGAAGCAGTATAGGCCCCCCAATCTGAA AACCAAGAGATCCCTCGCCAGAGATAAGTACTCCGGTAACCACGAGGAGGTTCTGGAAGCGGGCGAGATGACAACACCCAAGCCAAATCTGATGTCCCATTCGATGACGTCGTCCGTGCACAGTGATAT CACTCAAGCTCAAGTCACCAGCTCGCGAGCAGGAAGTCGTGCCAAAGCAAACTCCACGGTTACCCAGAACCAAGTAAATCTGTTCAATGAGGATCCACCATCACCGCCGCCACCTAAGGAACGATCTGCACTGCGCCGTTCCAAGCGCACTCAGCGGGAATCCTGCAACGAAATTGACGAGACCATGGAGCAGCTGAGGCGGAACGGCGGTGGAGATGCTCTCCAGTTGGCCAAGCTCGATTGCGTGGAGGCGCCAGTTCTCCAGCCAGCTAGACGACGCAAGAGAGGGCCCAAAACGGATAAACTAGATGGGGTCGAAAAGCAGATCTGCCTACCCCAAGTAACCATGACATTTGACGAGCTCAATGGGTTAATCAAGCGCAAAG GCGGCACGCCCATTTGCAATGTGGAAATGGATGAGCAGGGAATCGGTAGTCTGGTCTCCAAGCACCACTCATCAGCAACCCTAGTGCGTCAGGCACATCGTCGAATTCGCACCAAGGAGAACCCCGATCTGGAGTTGCGTGCCCTGCAATCGTCATGTTCAGCTATTTCCAAAGACGTACAGTCCAGCCTGGTGCCCATGCAGAGAAATCAGTCAAAGATATACTCCGGATCCGAGGAGGAGTCGCCAAGGTCAGAGATTCAGATCAAGCTAGAAACTGCAACCATGCGCACGGTATGCCGACCCCAGAAGAAATCAGGTCGCTCTTCCCAGGTGATGACTAACTCGGAGCCCAAACGAGCTTTGCCAATGTCAGATTTAAAGGAAAGCTTTGAGGCCATCAACCAATCCATAGGCCAAACAGTTCTCCCAAGACTACAGATGGGAAATGAGAGGCAGGACTACGAACCGGAGGAGGACGGAACGGATAATTATACCAGTGATCTAGATGAGGAACCCAAAGGTGATGACCTAATGGCTCGAGCAGCAAAACTGATAGAGAGGGCTCGTTCAAACTCCAGTCCCATCCGCAATCCTGAGCTGTTAGATAGCCACAGTGAACATGATGAGGAGCAACCAGAGGCGGAACGGGAACTAAGGCTGCCGCCTTTGACCAAACAAAATAGCAACGTCAGTCGTCGTGGATCCCTTGAGAATAACGAAAGTGCTATTGCGTACTTCAAGGCACTTAATGCCAAGCGTCGTTCAAATAG GTCTGATTCAAAAATGTCCGAAGACAAACTGCAACGGCAGCAGTCGAATGCTTCCAATGCCAGCAGCCAGGAGGAGAAGAGCCGCCAGGAGATGGAGAAACGGCCGGCCGACGATGATCAAAGAAAGCGAGAGATTTTTATTAGCATTGAGACGGAGGCCAATGCTCAGGGTCGCTCACCCATTTCGCCCGATTCACTGCGCCACATGGTGGGCAATGCCCAGGCGCACATCGATGTCCTGCACATTGAAAACGGAAACGAGCCGGAACACGCAAGGTTTAGCAAGATCAGCGACACGGAGGACGCCGGAAACGAGCCCAGGGATCAGGCCAGCCAATCTACCAACCGGCTGGCCCCATCCTCGAGCGGATCCggattggcgcccaacgtgcaGCTGAACAATGCCAAGAATCTGATCCAGCAGATGCATAGCGAGTTCCGGCTTATGGGCGAGGAGGCCAGTGCCTCCATGCGGCGCCAGCTTATCGGAAGTAACGGCGGTAGAGGCGAGGAACCGCAGCGCTCCAGTAGTGGGCTCCCTTCTTCAAATCCAACACACCAGGTCGTGGCCAGCTCGCCAATGACTCCGTCACCGTCGGCGGATTCAGATGAGTTAAGTAGTCTGGATGGCTATCCCGTGTCCTCGTCGCAGGGTTTACGTCGAGGAGCCAGCTCCAAGCTAAGCTCGGATTCAGCATACGGCAG CAGCAACTCACCTTATAGCTTGTCGCGACAACGCTCCTCTGAACTCCAAGCCGGCACACTACAGTCCCAGGGATTGATGCGTCCACATACGGCCAGTGCCAAGCTGGCCAGCTGCATGATCGATGCCTCCACGCAGGCACACACTGATTATGGCACCCTGAAGGCTCGCCAGCGTCTCTTTGCACCAGAATGTGGAAACAACAATGGCGAAGGAGGCGAGTCGTACAGTAGCGGATCCGAACACTCTTTTGCAACAAATCCAAAACAGCAGCAGAACATCAACTACAACTATCAACAGCCACTGCAGCAAGatcagcagaagcagcagcagatgcaacagatgcagcagcagcaacagatgcAGCAAATGAACTGCAACTACAACTAccaacaggagcagcagcagctccatcatcagcagcagcttcagcatcagcagcagcagcctaAAATCCCAACACCATCAGGTTACAACACAACCAACAACAATGTACCGATGACACCTACAACGTCAGAGAATTCACTGATGAGCACCTCGTCCATGAGCTCAAGTAAGAAGTCCAATTACTGCTACGAATGTGGCTCCAAGTTCATATTCGAGACCGCAAAGTTCTGCATGGATTGCGGCTTGAGGCGTGCTGAACTTTAG
- the LOC117138569 gene encoding uncharacterized protein LOC117138569 isoform X5, with amino-acid sequence MATSEQSRRALEPIFIATPPPTPLLHHHSSITRTTTPREMPTMYHFDFATSSTTDPETEDSRRGAEDDLPAPPPLTSGSSLPVPEYVPEQLTQLTPCPCCSRTFVVDALRKHVVICEKASKKRKIFDSSRQRRDGTALSTYVLPKNFGLPSAERTVGIPSPPITSRETTSVNAAPEPVNSPLPVRRKSQTEMVRSTARASMRKAASTLSSNSATEAPAVAPAASTAPAAPAAPAAPLVRERSLAKRIKAPACDRCPHCDRTFNPKAFDRHVEWCKEKAIQATMKSTNSQETSKAKERLEARKQYRPPNLKTKRSLARDKYSGNHEEVLEAGEMTTPKPNLMSHSMTSSVHSDIGLGDKYDPFLSAKRQLEELCSPSTPPPEEEVTTTKATRTLTPTATSTPTATPSIAMTTSLTTAVGKPVQVTQKTTPTSNFRRTSSLRGPRRTPMLNSRPLFATNYRPTIQRGLSDEGPISTNFLKPEEFDEMPVRAACGNDFHSPRVVRRDTSASNRKQLLKLPVGGTSEASNASPSPQAARSVAKTDSLAVFLKYEHELEQLNGKAAELAAASQLTSKEQKDKSNTLSKQNSAKSLVHSTPTQLPPLTPTTVPVSPGLVKEVNYPPVATPLRLEPISKAAKNSPAPLTPIKLESIFGPKRETGLGSGSGSVAGDYIDPKLINAFDNLHVNSGISSDASSTPQQLSQGRSRSSSQSTITHERRQSGEARNLLKRKMRLGRNQFLYDASPEDADASSGCSADDEANRSSMEYDEQCWQQQQKQLLANPLPLVMPMVHNAMPTFDDFDFEEFLSSFENENDDEQFPLFKDCREFLMNRSTSRQRSFQKATSTLQTTATQITPLSHQSKIKDNHAHRSDSKMSEDKLQRQQSNASNASSQEEKSRQEMEKRPADDDQRKREIFISIETEANAQGRSPISPDSLRHMVGNAQAHIDVLHIENGNEPEHARFSKISDTEDAGNEPRDQASQSTNRLAPSSSGSGLAPNVQLNNAKNLIQQMHSEFRLMGEEASASMRRQLIGSNGGRGEEPQRSSSGLPSSNPTHQVVASSPMTPSPSADSDELSSLDGYPVSSSQGLRRGASSKLSSDSAYGSSNSPYSLSRQRSSELQAGTLQSQGLMRPHTASAKLASCMIDASTQAHTDYGTLKARQRLFAPECGNNNGEGGESYSSGSEHSFATNPKQQQNINYNYQQPLQQDQQKQQQMQQMQQQQQMQQMNCNYNYQQEQQQLHHQQQLQHQQQQPKIPTPSGYNTTNNNVPMTPTTSENSLMSTSSMSSSKKSNYCYECGSKFIFETAKFCMDCGLRRAEL; translated from the exons CAACAAGCAGCACCACGGATCCCGAGACCGAAGACTCTAGGCGGGGCGCAGAGGATGATTTGCCTGCCCCGCCGCCACTGACCTCCGGATCCTCCCTTCCGGTGCCGGAGTACGTGCCCGAGCAGTTAACACAGCTGACACCCTGTCCCTGCTGCAGTCGCACCTTCGTCGTGGACGCGCTGCGCAAGCACGTCGTCATCTGCGAGAAGGCCTCCAAGAAGCGCAAGATCTTCGACTCGTCGCGCCAACGCCGCGATGGAACCGCTCTCTCCACGTACGTGCTGCCCAAGAACTTTGGCCTTCCCAGTGCGGAACGCACTGTCGGAATACCATCTCCTCCGATCACCAGTCGCGAAACCACGTCAGTAAATGCTGCTCCAGAG CCAGTGAACTCACCACTGCCAGTTCGTCGAAAGTCTCAAACGGAGATGGTGCGCTCCACTGCCCGAGCCTCCATGCGCAAGGCAGCATCCACACTTTCCTCTAACTCGGCAACGGAGGCTCCAGCTGTGGCACCTGCTGCTTCGactgctccagctgctccagctgctccggctgctccCCTCGTCCGCGAACGATCTCTGGCCAAGCGGATCAAGGCACCTGCCTGCGATCGTTGCCCCCACTGCGATCGTACCTTTAATCCCAAGGCATTTGATCGCCACGTAGAATGGTGTAAGGAAAAGGCTATTCAGGCCACCATGAAGTCCACCAACAGCCAGGAGACCAGCAAGGCCAAGGAGCGCCTGGAGGCCAGGAAGCAGTATAGGCCCCCCAATCTGAA AACCAAGAGATCCCTCGCCAGAGATAAGTACTCCGGTAACCACGAGGAGGTTCTGGAAGCGGGCGAGATGACAACACCCAAGCCAAATCTGATGTCCCATTCGATGACGTCGTCCGTGCACAGTGATAT CGGCCTGGGGGACAAATACGATCCCTTCCTCTCGGCTAAGCGGCAGCTGGAGGAGCTTTGCTCACCCAGCACGCCGCCGCCAGAGGAAGAGGTGACCACCACCAAAGCTACTAGAACATTGACACCTACAGCAACCAGCACACCCACAGCCACACCCAGTATCGCCATGACCACTTCATTGACCACGGCAGTCGGTAAGCCCGTTCAGGTTACCCAAAAGACCACTCCGACTTCCAATTTTCGACGTACTTCATCGCTGAGAGGGCCACGTCGTACGCCCATGCTGAACAGCCGGCCGTTGTTTGCCACCAACTATCGCCCCACCATTCAGCGGGGTCTGTCCGATGAGGGACCCATCTCCACCAATTTCCTTAAACCAGAGGAGTTCGACGAGATGCCGGTAAGAGCCGCATGCGGCAATGACTTTCACAGCCCAAGAGTCGTGCGCCGGGATACCAGTGCCTCCAACCGAAAGCAACTGCTTAAATTGCCCGTGGGTGGAACCAGTGAAGCCAGCAACGCATCCCCCTCTCCTCAGGCCGCCCGCAGTGTGGCCAAAACTGACTCCCTGGCTGTGTTCCTCAAGTACGAGCACGAGCTGGAGCAGCTGAATGGCAAGGCGGCTGAGCTGGCAGCCGCCAGCCAGTTGACCAGCAAGGAGCAAAAAGACAAGAGCAACACGCTGAGCAAACAGAACTCTGCGAAGAGCTTGGTACACAGTACTCCCACACAGTTGCCACCATTAACTCCAACAACGGTGCCCGTTTCGCCAGGTTTGGTTAAAGAGGTCAACTATCCACCGGTGGCCACTCCGCTTCGATTGGAGCCCATCAGCAAGGCGGCGAAGAACTCACCGGCTCCCCTTACGCCCATCAAGCTGGAAAGCATCTTTGGACCGAAGAGGGAAACGGGTCTGGGGTCAGGATCGGGCTCTGTGGCAGGCGATTACATAGATCCCAAGCTGATAAACGCCTTTGATAATCTACATGTAAACAGTGGTATATCCTCGGATGCCAGCTCCACGCCCCAGCAGTTGTCCCAAGGCCGGAGCAGGAGTAGCTCCCAGTCCACCATCACCCACGAACGGAGGCAATCCGGTGAGGCCAGGAACCTGCTGAAGCGGAAGATGCGATTGGGACGGAACCAGTTTCTGTACGATGCCTCGCCAGAGGATGCGGATGCTTCATCGGGCTGCTCGGCAGACGATGAGGCCAACCGCTCGTCCATGGAGTACGACGAACAGTGctggcagcaacagcagaaacAGCTACTGGCCAATCCGCTGCCGCTGGTCATGCCCATGGTGCACAACGCCATGCCCACCTTCGATGATTTTGACTTCGAGGAGTTCCTCTCCTCATTCGAGAACGAGAATGACGACGAGCAATTCCCGTTGTTCAAGGACTGTCGCGAATTCCTCATGAATCGCTCGACGAGCAGACAACGCTCGTTCCAGAAAGCGACTTCGACGCTACAGACGACAGCCACACAGATTACACCACTTAGTCACCAGTCCAAGATTAAAGACAATCACGCCCACAGGTCTGATTCAAAAATGTCCGAAGACAAACTGCAACGGCAGCAGTCGAATGCTTCCAATGCCAGCAGCCAGGAGGAGAAGAGCCGCCAGGAGATGGAGAAACGGCCGGCCGACGATGATCAAAGAAAGCGAGAGATTTTTATTAGCATTGAGACGGAGGCCAATGCTCAGGGTCGCTCACCCATTTCGCCCGATTCACTGCGCCACATGGTGGGCAATGCCCAGGCGCACATCGATGTCCTGCACATTGAAAACGGAAACGAGCCGGAACACGCAAGGTTTAGCAAGATCAGCGACACGGAGGACGCCGGAAACGAGCCCAGGGATCAGGCCAGCCAATCTACCAACCGGCTGGCCCCATCCTCGAGCGGATCCggattggcgcccaacgtgcaGCTGAACAATGCCAAGAATCTGATCCAGCAGATGCATAGCGAGTTCCGGCTTATGGGCGAGGAGGCCAGTGCCTCCATGCGGCGCCAGCTTATCGGAAGTAACGGCGGTAGAGGCGAGGAACCGCAGCGCTCCAGTAGTGGGCTCCCTTCTTCAAATCCAACACACCAGGTCGTGGCCAGCTCGCCAATGACTCCGTCACCGTCGGCGGATTCAGATGAGTTAAGTAGTCTGGATGGCTATCCCGTGTCCTCGTCGCAGGGTTTACGTCGAGGAGCCAGCTCCAAGCTAAGCTCGGATTCAGCATACGGCAG CAGCAACTCACCTTATAGCTTGTCGCGACAACGCTCCTCTGAACTCCAAGCCGGCACACTACAGTCCCAGGGATTGATGCGTCCACATACGGCCAGTGCCAAGCTGGCCAGCTGCATGATCGATGCCTCCACGCAGGCACACACTGATTATGGCACCCTGAAGGCTCGCCAGCGTCTCTTTGCACCAGAATGTGGAAACAACAATGGCGAAGGAGGCGAGTCGTACAGTAGCGGATCCGAACACTCTTTTGCAACAAATCCAAAACAGCAGCAGAACATCAACTACAACTATCAACAGCCACTGCAGCAAGatcagcagaagcagcagcagatgcaacagatgcagcagcagcaacagatgcAGCAAATGAACTGCAACTACAACTAccaacaggagcagcagcagctccatcatcagcagcagcttcagcatcagcagcagcagcctaAAATCCCAACACCATCAGGTTACAACACAACCAACAACAATGTACCGATGACACCTACAACGTCAGAGAATTCACTGATGAGCACCTCGTCCATGAGCTCAAGTAAGAAGTCCAATTACTGCTACGAATGTGGCTCCAAGTTCATATTCGAGACCGCAAAGTTCTGCATGGATTGCGGCTTGAGGCGTGCTGAACTTTAG